One genomic window of Carassius auratus strain Wakin chromosome 14, ASM336829v1, whole genome shotgun sequence includes the following:
- the LOC113114446 gene encoding cis-aconitate decarboxylase-like — MLSTLQRSTRYWSAVSAARGLHKSALDVAERPAPEETVTSSFGRFIQSVQPRHLSPTVLQRSKRMVLDSIGVGLLGSTTDVFDLALQHCQHMYAPDDVSFVYGRQGMKLSPTLAAFVNGVAAHSMDFDDTWHPATHPSGAVLPALLAISDMLHNNSKPSGLDFLTAFNVGIEIQGRLMRFSNKAYNIPKRFHPPSVVGTLGSAAACARLLSLDRHQCSNALAIAASLAGAPMANAATQSKPLHIGNASRLGLEAALLASRGLEASPLVLDAVPGVAGLSAFYEDYAPHPISSLEEDQHSFLLETQDIAFKRFPAHLGMHWIADAAAVVHKILVGMKGSSISPNLVQDILLKVPLSKYINRPFPETEHQARHSFQFNACTALLDGEVTVESFQPDALLRPELHALLSRVRLEHPHDNPANFNIMYGEVEVTLVSGDVLRGRCDTFYGHWRNPLSQESLQKKFRSNAGTVLSNERVERLIEAVEGLDHLDNCKPLLAQLQ; from the exons ATGCTTTCAACTTTACAG AGATCCACCAGATACTGGTCTGCTGTTTCTGCTGCTCGAGGACTCCATAAGTCTGCACTAGATG TGGCAGAGCGTCCTGCCCCTGAGGAAACAGTGACCAGCAGTTTTGGCAGGTTCATTCAGAGCGTCCAGCCAAGGCATCTGTCACCAACCGTGTTGCAGCGCAGCAAGCGCATGGTTTTAGACAGCATCGGTGTTGGGCTTTTGGGGAGCACCACTGATGTGTTTGATCTGGCCCTTCAGCACTGCCAG CACATGTATGCTCCTGATGATGTCAGCTTCGTCTACGGCCGCCAAGGCATGAAGCTCTCTCCAACCCTCGCAGCTTTTGTCAATGGAGTAGCG GCTCATTCGATGGACTTTGACGACACTTGGCATCCCGCGACCCACCCCTCAGGAGCAGTACTACCTGCCCTCCTGGCGATAAGCGACATGTTGCACAACAACAGCAAACCAAGTGGTCTTGACTTCCTAACCGCCTTCAATGTGGGCATCGAAATCCAAGGCCGACTGATGAGATTCTCCAACAAGGCTTACAACATCCCTAAGAG GTTCCATCCTCCCAGCGTGGTGGGCACTTTGGGCAGTGCAGCGGCTTGTGCTCGTCTCCTGTCTCTGGATCGCCATCAGTGCAGTAATGCCTTGGCCATCGCTGCATCTCTGGCAGGTGCACCAATGGCTAATGCTGCAACGCAATCCAAACCTCTTCACATCGGTAACGCCTCGCGCCTAGGTCTCGAAGCCGCCCTGCTGGCGTCCCGTGGGTTGGAGGCGAGTCCTCTAGTCTTGGATGCAGTACCCGGTGTAGCCGGGTTAAGTGCTTTCTATGAAGACTATGCCCCGCACCCCATCAGTTCCCTAGAGGAGGATCAGCACAGCTTCCTCTTAGAAACGCAAGACATCGCTTTCAAGCGTTTCCCTGCACACCTCGGCATGCACTGGATCGCCGATGCTGCCGCCGTCGTGCACAAGATCCTAGTCGGCATGAAAGGAAGCAGCATTTCACCAAACTTGGTGCAGGATATCCTGCTTAAGGTGCCACTGTCCAAGTACATCAACCGTCCATTCCCGGAGACGGAGCACCAGGCGCGCCACTCCTTCCAGTTCAACGCCTGCACCGCTCTGCTGGATGGAGAAGTCACGGTGGAGTCCTTCCAACCAGACGCCCTCCTGCGGCCAGAGCTTCATGCTCTCCTCTCCCGCGTCCGTCTGGAGCACCCCCACGACAACCCTGCCAATTTCAACATCATGTACGGTGAGGTGGAGGTTACCTTGGTGAGTGGAGACGTCCTCCGGGGGCGCTGTGACACCTTCTATGGTCACTGGAGGAACCCACTCAGCCAAGAAAGCCTTCAGAAGAAGTTCCGTAGCAATGCAGGCACCGTTCTGTCCAACGAGAGGGTGGAGAGGCTGATCGAAGCAGTCGAAGGCCTGGATCATTTAGACAACTGTAAACCACTACTGGCTCAACTGCAGTAA
- the LOC113113407 gene encoding uncharacterized protein LOC113113407, with amino-acid sequence MASASGFPASFYGEPGVLGLLANGISAFLVLLQNFHGARTGVPAEGVENILAGVHLILIGGVCQLVAGLLSFRKYDHLSGTSFVGYAALWGSYGATRIFIGANQQSPNLFNESTLINNTIQDLFADTSINTTDISMFIKESAIAGLVPYILLSFLLAFCSATVNYIMPFVFGAITLTLVFEAVGLVAGWALVVSGVLELIILLFAMYGSSALLIKGLAQRYVLKGFGNPLFNVLLLGTTNASSSQSLGQEKKKNTKYAEPMALGFFCDTVSPFILAFYAFNYFPSVSVAAIWITINSAAQLLSSYYAYLRQDCYHASKFGLHCMFWLVKTWEEHVVSVTIGRTEAGEVRHAMVGNWFFVSAALVLCIASLHKDTLELVHNSFFVLVTISTISQIPIDWYYIFFGVTCSLFTLLSYYGTFARLINTIAEKSLIPVGPQPVSTESLQKYLSYLKRSKIDECEDKGALLPDALFYLSNGVAALSSIHSSQPGLAFFDLTVPWVLIPGAITQAYVSRLQVQGGQRFGSVIPSFYVAIWATWSWFRFAGHRLQISTESGNGFAAGAIAFLVINAFLILVAAYRNLVLLALTTVMEVIIVCFLLSTLGQLPYQLEVAMLAIFAIICLYGMLASLVNSIFSNTLIPVGPSLIKNKKKKESETTNPCFIANSRETSGLLKIAKSLENSGVCGIPTDTVYALAASCKNPSAIEKIYSIKDRPAEKPICICISSVEQLVAAKPPFSSLLWEFMRNVYPGGISCIVPKGEWLLKLGVGPAYDRVGTKDSIMIRVPDHTITVHLCEFTGPLAITSANPSGEADSTHHDMVINRLGCKIAGVLCDGESNELVASTVVNCLKIDEGTISIVREGCVPALKVRQIFERVKSNMV; translated from the exons ATGGCATCAGCAAGTGGCTTTCCGGCAAGTTTTTATGGAGAGCCGGGTGTGCTTGGGCTCCTGGCCAATGGCATCAGTGCTTTCCTTGTCCTACTGCAGAACTTCCATGGGGCCAGGACTGGCGTTCCTGCAGAGGGAGTGGAAAACATATTAGCAG GTGTCCATCTCATTCTAATTGGTGGAGTGTGTCAGCTAGTGGCAGGCCTGCTGTCTTTCCGAAAATATGACCATCTGAGTGGGACATCCTTTGTAGGATACGCAGCGCTGTGGGGCAGTTATGGGGCCACAAGAATTTTCATAGGTGCCAACCAACAAAGTCCAAACCTGTTCAATGAATCAACATTGATAAATAACACCATTCAAGATCTGTTCGCAGACACTAGTATTAACACAACCGACATTTCAATGTTCATCAAAGAGTCTGCCATTGCTGGGCTGGTGCCTTACATCCTGCTTTCCTTTCTGCTGGCCTTCTGTTCAGCAACTGTAAACTACATCATGCCCTTTGTGTTTGGGGCCATCACCCTGACACTGGTATTTGAGGCTGTGGGTCTGGTGGCAGGGTGGGCTCTGGTGGTCTCTGGGGTGCTGGAGCTCATAATCCTGCTCTTTGCTATGTATGGCTCATCAGCCCTGCTAATCAAGGGCCTGGCCCAACGCTACGTGCTAAAGGGTTTTGGAAACCCTCTCTTTAACGTACTGCTACTAGGAACCACTAACGCAAGTAGCTCCCAAAGCTTGGGtcaagagaagaagaagaacacgaAGTATGCTGAACCGATGGCCTTGGGGTTCTTCTGTGACACAGTCTCGCCATTTATCTTGGCCTTCTATGCCTTTAATTACTTCCCGTCGGTCTCAGTAGCTGCCATCTGGATAACTATAAATTCTGCTGCTCAGCTTCTATCTAGCTATTACGCATACCTGCGTCAAGACTGCTACCATGCATCCAAGTTTGGCCTGCACTGTATGTTTTGGTTGGTGAAGACCTGGGAAGAGCATGTGGTGTCAGTAACCATTGGCCGGACCGAAGCTGGTGAAGTAAGGCACGCCATGGTTGGCAACTGGTTCTTTGTGTCTGCTGCCTTGGTGCTTTGCATTGCAAGTCTACACAAAGACACTCTTGAGCTAGTCCACAACTCATTTTTTGTCCTGGTGACAATATCAACCATCTCCCAGATTCCCATTGACTGGTACTACATCTTTTTTGGAGTGACCTGCTCCCTCTTCACGCTCCTGTCCTACTATGGCACCTTTGCTCGCCTCATCAACACCATTGCCGAAAAGTCCTTGATCCCAGTTGGACCCCAGCCTGTTTCCACCGAATCCCTACAGAAATATCTCAGTTACCTCAAAAGATCCAAAATAGATGAGTGTGAGGATAAAGGTGCACTGCTCCCCGATGCTTTATTCTATCTTTCCAATGGAGTGGCCGCACTCTCATCCATCCATAGCAGTCAGCCCGGCCTGGCCTTTTTCGACCTAACTGTGCCCTGGGTACTCATCCCAGGAGCAATCACTCAGGCCTACGTCAGTCGACTACAGGTACAAGGTGGCCAGAGATTTGGCTCTGTGATTCCATCCTTTTATGTGGCTATTTGGGCAACTTGGAGCTGGTTTAGGTTTGCAg gaCATCGTTTGCAAATATCCACAGAGTCAGGAAACGGATTTGCAGCTGGGGCAATAGCATTCCTGGTCATTAACGCTTTCTTGATTCTAGTTG CGGCGTACAGAAATCTTGTTCTTTTGGCATTGACCACTGTCATGGAGGTCATCATAGTTTGTTTTCTCCTCTCCACTCTTGGACAACTGCCCTATCAGCTAGAAG TTGCCATGCTAGCAATTTTCGCCATCATATGTTTGTATGGCATGCTAGCATCCCTTGTGAACAGTATCTTCTCCAATACCCTGATTCCAGTTGGACCTTCCCTTATCAAG AACAAGAAAAAGAAGGAATCTGAGACCACAAATCCATGCTTCATCGCCAATTCTCGGGAAACCAGTGGTCTCCTCAAGATTGCGAAATCGTTGGAAAACAGTGGAGTGTGTGGCATTCCTACAGATACGGTCTATGCCTTGGCTGCTTCATGCAAGAACCCCAGTGCAATTGAGAAGATCTACTCTATCAAA GACCGTCCTGCAGAAAAGCCAATTTGCATTTGTATCTCAAGTGTGGAGCAACTTGTGGCCGCCAAACCTCCTTTCAGCTCTCTGCTCTGGGAGTTCATGAGAAATGTCTACCCCGGAGGCATTAGTTGCATTGTCCCAAAGGGTGAATGGCTACTCAAACTAG GTGTGGGTCCTGCATATGACCGTGTGGGTACCAAAGATAGCATTATGATTAGAGTACCTGACCACACCATCACTGTTCACCTGTGTGAATTCACTGGCCCATTGGCCATTACATCAGCAAATCCCAGTGGAGAAGCTGACAGTACCCACCATGATATGGTCATCAA CCGTCTTGGTTGTAAGATTGCCGGAGTCCTGTGTGATGGTGAATCTAATGAGTTGGTGGCATCAACTGTAGTGAACTGCCTCAAAATTGATGAAG GAACTATCAGCATTGTTCGTGAAGGTTGTGTGCCTGCACTGAAAGTGAGGCAGATTTTTGAAAGAGTAAAAAGTAACATGGTGTAG